One region of Wyeomyia smithii strain HCP4-BCI-WySm-NY-G18 chromosome 3, ASM2978416v1, whole genome shotgun sequence genomic DNA includes:
- the LOC129726778 gene encoding aurora kinase A-interacting protein-like — translation MLCQRSFEAILKLTRRFSNVTLHAKPADYNPALVKTQHAAPPVPLPILQPRLLFRPREISLDIGCSPVVNPLLPRKEIIDVPRSNRIIENPNQTRIFEISENPLNKISNVELPTGHGRTTDDSGIQAARLIVIRRRKMRKHKLRKLRKKMKFEWAKVRQRRELRKEKAFQAELINQIKQAEKFSAEMYVAEKLRQATETPIPRLWKGKRLPQFIIKQKLGIE, via the exons ATGCTATGTCAACGTTCGTTTGAAG CAATTTTAAAATTGACTCGAAGGTTTTCAAACGTAACACTGCATGCCAAACCGGCGGATTACAATCCTGCACTAGTTAAAACACAACATGCAGCCCCACCGGTGCCTttacctatattgcagccaagACTATTATTTCGGCCACGTGAAATTTCACTTGACATCGGCTGTTCCCCAGTAGTAAATCCGCTGCTTCCACGAAAGGAGATTATCGACGTACCGCGGAGCAACCGAATTATCGAAAATCCTAACCAAACTCgcatttttgaaatttcggAAAATCCTTTGAATAAAATATCCAATGTGGAACTTCCAACTGGTCACGGTCGAACCACGGACGACAGTGGTATCCAGGCCGCTAGGTTGATCGTTATTCGACGTCGTAAAATGCGCAAACACAAGCTGAGAAAGCTTCGCAAGAAGATGAAATTCGAATGGGCTAAG GTTCGACAACGTCGTGAGCTGCGTAAAGAGAAGGCTTTCCAGGCGGAACTGATAAACCAAATAAAGCAAGCGGAGAAGTTCTCCGCCGAAATGTACGTTGCCGAAAAGCTACGGCAAGCGACTGAAACGCCGATTCCCCGCTTGTGGAAGGGTAAACGATTGCCGCAGTTTATTATTAAGCAAAAATTGGGCATCGAATGA
- the LOC129726776 gene encoding D-aspartate oxidase-like, with the protein MNEMPEIDHSLALTTVRRKRARVSRSWKQTMNCFGDLKFLILGAGINGLSCAMRLSEQYPRSCIEIVSEHFSPNTTSDVAAGLWEPYLLGDTAQQLVKKWSRDTYQYFHEMWKAGYADECGISLIPYLALSSENQSGDDEFFWKDFVFGFSELSETRLMQFRAEHGMRYCSGAEFVTFTCEPTKLLQFYTRTLRSRGTVFRQETIGELLRFISENASFSNVIVINCLGLGSRELLNDDAVRSCRGQVRRVHAPWMFHVLISAAGYVIPNTESVTLGGTKQTGDCELEVRSEDTLGIHDGCTGLTRALDRAPVIADLVGLRPTRTAVRLEIEHVQAEHSTNLVPIIHNYGHGGSGITLAWGCAGDVLALVQDLLDHSQLHQRYRRRKSKL; encoded by the exons ATGAATGAGATGCCAGAAATAGATCATTCATTGGCATTGACAACTGTGAGACGGAAAAGAGCACGCGTTTCGCGCAGTTGGAAACAAACAATGAACTGCTTCGGCGATTTAAAATTTCTCATCCTGGGTGCCGGTATTAACGGTTTATCCTGTGCAATGCGACTGTCGGAACAGTATCCTCGTTCGTGCATTGAGATAGTCAGCGAGCATTTCAGTCCAAACACTACAAGTGATGTGGCTGCAGGTTTATGGGAGCCCTATCTGCTGGGGGACACTGCGCAGCAGCTAGTAAA AAAATGGTCCAGAGATACCTACCAATATTTCCATGAGATGTGGAAAGCAGGATACGCCGATGAATGTGGAATTAGTTTGATACCATATTTGGCACTTTCCTCCGAAAATCAATCAGGAGATGATGAATTCTTTTGGAAGGATTTTGTGTTTGGGTTTTCTGAATTGTCCGAGACTAGATTGATGCAATTTAGAGCTGAACATGGCATGAGATATTG CTCTGGAGCCGAATTTGTAACCTTCACTTGTGAGCCAACAAAATTGCTGCAGTTCTACACTAGAACACTACGCTCGCGAGGAACGGTGTTCCGCCAGGAAACGATAGGGGAGTTGCTACGGTTTATCAGCGAGAATGCCTCATTCTCCAATGTCATAGTAATAAATTGTTTGGGTTTAGGATCAAGAGAATTACTAAATGACGATGCAGTCAGATCTTGTCGGGGTCAGGTAAGACGTGTTCATGCACCTTGGATGTTCCATGTGTTGATCTCCGCTGCCGGTTATGTTATTCCCAATACCGAAAGTGTTACTTTGGGTGGTACAAAGCAAACTGGTGACTGCGAACTGGAAGTCAGGTCAGAGGATACATTGGGTATTCATGATGGATGTACAGGACTAACACGTGCTCTTGATCGAGCACCTGTAATTGCTGACTTGGTGGGACTGCGACCGACACGAACCGCTGTAAGATTAGAAATTGAGCACGTTCAAGCAG AACACAGTACCAACTTGGTTCCAATAATCCACAACTATGGCCATGGGGGAAGTGGTATCACACTGGCATGgggctgtgcaggcgatgtctTAGCATTAGTGCAAGATCTTCTTGATCACAGCCAGCTTCACCAGCGTTATCGTAGGAGGAAATCAAagctttaa